Genomic window (Streptomyces sp. TG1A-60):
CTAACCCGGCTGAGGCCAAAGGGAGTTGGGGGCCGGTGACAAAGGCGCCGACAGTCGCTGCGTTCTTGTGAGCATGGGGCGGTGGGGCTGCTGGGGCGGTCCTACCGTCCCAGCATGAACACGAGCAGCAGCAGGAAGAAGACCCCAAGAACACTGTGCGGTAGCGCGCTGGCGGTGCTGCTGACCGTCGGGACGCTCACCGGAGCCGCCCCGCACGCCCGGGGCGAGGGCGCGCGGACCGAGACGGCCGTGACGTCGACGAGTCCGGTCGGCGGTGTGACCGAGACGATGGTACGGGTGAAGGCACCGCTGCCGACGTCCTTCGGGTCGCGGCCGGCGGCGTGCGACTGGCTGTCGTATCTGCGCTACCGGGCCACGGACGGCCCGGCGGCCTCGGCCGACGCCGACCGGATCCTCGTCGCCCAGCCGGGGATCCTGGAAGGCGCCGGCGCCTTCGACAGCGTCGCCCGCAACACGGTGGCGCGCGCCGCCGCGCAGGGGCGGCACATCGAGTTCTGGGCCCTGGACCGGCGCTCCAACTGTCTGGAGGACCGCACCGGCGTGGCCTCCGGCGACCAGCACACCGCCGTCGACTACTACTACCGGAACAAGCGGGTCGAGGGCCGCACCTTCGACGGGTTCGTCGGCAACTCGGATCTGGGCTGGATGGCGAAGCTCGGTATCGAACGGACCGTCCGCGACCAGTACGACCTGCTCACCGCCGAACTGCCCGATCAGCGGCTGCGCGAGGAGAAGGTGCTGTGCGGCGGGCACTCGCTGGGCGGTGTGATCACCGGGTACTTCGCGACCGCCGACTTCGACGGCGACCGGGCCACCACGGCTGACGCCGGACACAACCAGTGCGCCGGCTACTTCGCCCTCGACACCACCGTCTCCACCTCGCTCGCCGACCTCAGCGGCAGCATCCCGGACGACACCAACCTGCCGGACGTGGGCCTCGGCTACGGCGCGGTGCAGGCCGGGCTCGACAGCGGACTGCTCTCCCGCTCGATGTCCGCGCCGGTGCTCCTCAATCCCGAGATGATGACCCTGCTGGCCATCTCCGGCCTGGGCGTCCTGCAGGATCCGGACGGTGAGGCCACCTTGCCGGACTACCTGCCCCGCAACACCAACATCGAGGTGACCAACCGCTTCCTGTTCTCCGAGGACACCGCCACCTTCCTCACCGGGTCGCCCGCGGTGAGGGACTTCCGGCTCACCAACGAGGCGGTGCTCGGCGCGCTGATGGACGACCACTCCGTACCGATGGCGTTCCTGCAGAGCAGCGTCGGCTTCTTCGACGGCGGGCCGATCGTCGACAAGAACTTCCCCGCTGCCAACGGCGGCGACCAGCAACCGGTGCCGTTCGGCAGCGAGTACAAGGCCATCCCCGACCAGCCGGGCGGACCGCTCTACACCTGGCGGAACTACGACCGTGTCGGCGACCCGGACGACCCCGGGTACCGGTCGGCCGACGGGACCCCCTTCACCGACGCGGGCAAGGAGGTCACCGACATCCAGGAGCTGGCCCGCAGCATGGCCGAGCAGCCGCTGGACTTCACCGAGCAGTACTTCCCGACCAAGCTGATCACCGACATCGAACTGTCCACCTCGCCCCAGGTGAAGCGACTCGTCGTCCACCCGGACGGGCTCACCGCCAACCCGACGCTCACCGTGCTCGCGGGTGACGGGCTGCTGGCGGGCCGCGTCCCGGCCGACCTGGACCCGGTGATCGCCGACGGCTACCAGCACCTCGATGTGCTGACCGCCGCGCCCACCCAGAACAACGGCCGCCCCGAGCCGGTCTCCACCAGCCTCACGGAGTTCGCGCGGGCACCCGAGTAAGCCCGAGAAGCCGCTTTCCCCCATGGAAGAAGGGCCCGGGAGGATCTCTCCTCCCGGGCCCTTCGCCTGTACGGACGCAGGCTCAGCGGCGACGGACGCGGGCTCAGACCTTGCCCGCGGCGAAGGCCGCCGCCGCGTCCGCGTTCGCCCTGTAGCTCAGGTGCGCGCCCGTGTCGCCCCCGCCGTTCTCGCACACCGGGTCACCGGTCGCGCAGAAGTCGATGGTGCGGCTCTGGTAGGTGCCGGTGACGCTCTTGCCGAGGGCCCGGATCGGGTTGCCGAACAGCAGCACCGCGGCGACCTTGGGTTCGATCGCGGCCGGGATCGTCGCCACGATGGGGCTGCCGACCACCGCGCCGGCACTGCTGATGCCGATGGAGTTGTCGACGACGTTCGCGCCCTGCGAATAGCCGACGAGGATGAAACGCTGGTCCGGACAGGCGGCGGCCTGGCTCCTGACGTGGTTCACCAGGTCTCTGTTGCCCTGCGCGGCCGAGGTGAGGGAAAGGTTCGCAGGGTAATTCACCTTGTAGCTGGACAGCGACTTGCCCGTGATTTTCTTCTGCAGCGCGGAATACACGGGGTCGCCGACGATGAAGCCGAGCGTGCCCGGCTCGAACGTGCCGCGAGCCGCGACGACGTCGATGTCCGTGCAGGCCGCGGCGGTGGCCGGGGAGGCCGAGACGGTGGCCAGTCCGGCCCCGCCGACCAGTGAGAGTGCCGCGAGGCACAAGCGGATACGCATGGAAATCCTTTGAGGGTGGGGCGTTTGGAGCGCCTGTGGAAAAGGACGTCCCGAAGGTATTCGCTGTGTCGGTCCCAGTGTTATGGACGGGAATTCAAGAATTCCTCGTCTTTTTGTGCCGAGGTGAGTGGGAGAAGAGTCGGCGGGGATGTGTGTGGTCTCACGCGGGGCATGTGTCGTCGCGCAGCGCCTCGGCGCGCAGGGCGAGTATGAGGTCCAGCCGGGTGCCGGGTTCGTGCAGGGCGTCGCCGAAGAGCTTCTCCAGCTGGCGCAGGCGGTAGCGGACCGTCTGCGGGTGGACGTGCAGGCGGGCGGCGACATCGGGCACGTTGCTGCCGCTGAGCAGCCATGCCAGCAAAGTCTCGGCGAGCCGGCCACGGGGCCCCTCCGCGACCGCGTCCAGCGGGGCCAGCACCTGCGTCTGCAACTGGGCGAGCATCGGTTCGTCGCTGTGCAGCAGCAGCGTCGACAGATGGTCGGCGCAGCGCACCACGCCCTGCCGGGGGAGGATGCCGCGCCCCATCAGCCCGAGCGCGCGGGTGGCCCAGCGCAGCGACCGGGCGGCCTCCGTGAGCGGGACCGTCGGGCCGATCGCGGCGGGCCTGCCACGCAGCGCCAGGGTGAACGCCCGGCCGCCGAAGCGACCGGAACCGTCCGGGTCGGGCACCAGCATCCGCGGCGGCCGGGACTCCATGTCCACCAGCGCCCCCGCCGCCGCCAACGGCCGGTCCGCCTCCCGTTGCTCCGCGGTCGCCGCGAGCGCGACCACCGCGACCTGCCTCGGCACCGACCACCGGGCGCCGTGCGCCAGGTCCTGCACCGCCTCCGGGGCCACC
Coding sequences:
- a CDS encoding helix-turn-helix domain-containing protein is translated as MAAPTPPHGVPDGPAAASVPHELANLLRDQLADVADEVEEQVRRQVPEYARPADGAYSAHLRSGVVQALTLFVDHIADPRGQSAAITATYYELGRGEALEGRALDALQSALRVGGLHAWRLMGRTAEELGLDSSVVSALGELAFRTMHEVAEAAAAGYAEARSRSTGELERRRRRLLDLLLDEGPVAPEAVQDLAHGARWSVPRQVAVVALAATAEQREADRPLAAAGALVDMESRPPRMLVPDPDGSGRFGGRAFTLALRGRPAAIGPTVPLTEAARSLRWATRALGLMGRGILPRQGVVRCADHLSTLLLHSDEPMLAQLQTQVLAPLDAVAEGPRGRLAETLLAWLLSGSNVPDVAARLHVHPQTVRYRLRQLEKLFGDALHEPGTRLDLILALRAEALRDDTCPA
- a CDS encoding cutinase family protein, with product MRIRLCLAALSLVGGAGLATVSASPATAAACTDIDVVAARGTFEPGTLGFIVGDPVYSALQKKITGKSLSSYKVNYPANLSLTSAAQGNRDLVNHVRSQAAACPDQRFILVGYSQGANVVDNSIGISSAGAVVGSPIVATIPAAIEPKVAAVLLFGNPIRALGKSVTGTYQSRTIDFCATGDPVCENGGGDTGAHLSYRANADAAAAFAAGKV